In Bradyrhizobium guangdongense, the sequence GCTCTAGCGCCTAGACTCAAGTTTTCTCGGCGACCACGACGAGGCCGCGCACCGGCTCGTTGTTCTCGTTGCGCGGCGAGGCCGGCTCCAGCGTGAGCAACTTCAATCCTGCCTTCGCGATCGCGGCGCGCACATATTCCGCCGAATGGGCATAGCGCAGGCCTTCGCCGAGCACGATGCCGTCGCCGTCATGCGTCTCCAGCGTGAAGGCAAGCACGCCGCCGGAGACGAGCACACGTTTGGCCTCGGTGAGCACAGGCGCGAGATCGGAGAGATAGACGAACGCATCCGCGGCGACGACGAGGTTCGCGCTCGCGTCCGCCTTGGTGCGCAGGCCCTCGATCATGTCGGCGACCTCGAGCTCGGCATAAAGGCCGGTCGCGCGCGCCTCCTTGATCATGCCGGGCGAGAGGTCGATGCCGATGAAATGATCGACCTGCTTGGCGAAGGCCGCGGCCGCCAGGCCCGTGCCGCAACCGAGATCGATGCTGCGCTTGAAGAAGGCCGGCTTCTTCGCGGCGACGCGCGCGGCCAGCACCGCCTTGAAGATCAGCGCGGGAGCGCGATAGCCGAGATCGTTGATCAGCGCGTGCTCGAAGCGCGGCGCATATTGGTCGAACAGCGCCTGCACATAGGCCTTCGGCATCTCCGTCATTTCAGTGTCGCCGAGCCGCATCAGATGCAGGCCGGCACCGTGCTGATCCTCGGGATCGGACTCGCGCGCTTTCCTGAAGGCTGCGATCGCCTTGTCACGCTCGCCGAGCTGCTGACGGATTTCGCCGAGCGTGAACCAGGCCGAGGTGAAGTTTGGCGCGAGCTCGATCGCCTGCTCGATCAGGTCGGCGGCGGCGGGCAGATCGCCCTTGAGCTGGAGATCGCGCGCGAACTCGAAACGGCGGTCGGCCATCAGATCGCCGGAAGTCAGGAACAAGCGGAGCGGCATTGGGAACCGAAGGATGACTCGAAGAATTGGCAAGCCAGCCTATATGACAGAAATGCGCCCGCAAGACATCCTGCTGCCAACTGCTGACGGCCTGTGCTGCAGGCCCGGCGGCTTCCACATCGACCCCCTCCGCCCCGTCGCGCGGGCCGTGATCACCCACGGCCATTCCGACCACGCCCGCGCCGGCCATGGCGCCGTGCTGGCGACGCAGGAAACGCTCGACATGATGCGGCTGCGTTACGGCGAGGATTTTGCCGGCTCGACGCAAGCGATCGGCTACGGCCAGGAGCTCAGGCTCGGCGACGTCAAAGTGAAATTCCACCCGGCCGGCCACGTGCTGGGCTCGGCGCAGATCGCGGTCACGTGCAAGGACACCTGCATCGTCGCGTCCGGCGACTACAAGGATGCGCCCGACCCGACCTGCGTCCCGTTCGAGCTGGTGCCTTGCGACGTCTTCATCACCGAAGCCACGTTCGGCCTGCCGGTGTTTCGCCACGGCGATGCGAGCGAGGAGGTGAAGAAGCTGCTCGCCTCGGTCGCGCTGTTTCCGGAGCGGGCGCATCTCGTCGGCGCCTACTCGCTCGGCAAGGCGCAGCGCGTGATCGCGCTGCTCCGCCAGGCCGGCTATGACGCGCCGATCTATCTGCATGGCGCGATGGAGACGATCACGCATTACTACCAGAGCCGCGGCATCGCGCTCGGCGAGCTCCGGCCGGCGATGGGCATGAAGAAGGCGGCACTCGCCGGTACCATCACGCTGGCGCCGCCGTCGGCGACCGCAGACCTCTGGACGCGCCGCTTTCCCGATCCCGTCACCGCGTTCGCGTCGGGATGGATGCGGGTGCGCGCCCGCGCCCGACAGCGCGGCATCGAACTGCCGCTTGTGATCTCCGACCACGCCGATTGGGACGGCCTCACCGCAACGATCGCGGCGACCGGCGCCGGCGAGATCTGGGTCACCCACGGCCAGGAAGATGCGCTGGTGCATTGGTGCAAGACGCAAGGTCTGCGCGCGCGGCCGCTCGATCTCGTCGGCTATGGCGAGGAGGAAGGCGAGACACCGGTTCAAGACGAGGCCGAAGCATGAATCGCTTCGCCGAACTGCTCGATCGTCTCGCCTATGAGCCCGGCCGCAACAACAAGCTCCGGCTGCTGTCCGGCTATTTCCGCGAGGTCGGCGATCCCGACCGCGGCTATGCGCTCGCGGCACTCACCGGCGCGCTCAGCTTCAAGCACGCCAAGCCCGCGCTGATCCGCGATCTCATCGCCTCGCGCACCGACGAGGTGCTGTTCGGGCTGAGTTACGACTACGTCGGCGATCTCTCGGAGACGGTGGCGCTGATGTGGCCGAGAGCCGCGATGGCCGCCCACAACAACCCGCCGCCCCCGACGCTCACCGAAGTCGTCACCACGCTGCGCACGCTCGGCAAGACCGAATTGCCAAGGCAGCTCGAACGCTGGCTCGACGAGCTCGACGAGACCGGCCGCTGGGCGCTCCTGAAACTCGTCACCGGCGCGATGCGCATCGGCATCTCTGCGCGGCTGGCGAAGACGGCGGCGGCCGCGCTCGGCGACAAGGACCCGCATGAGGTCGAGCTGATCTGGCCCGGGCTCATCCCGCCCTATCTTGACCTGTTCGCCTGGCTGGAAGGCCGCGCCGAGAAGCCGGTCAATCGTGATCCCGCGCCGTTCCGCCCGGTGATGCTGGCGCATGCGATCGAGGACAGCGATTTCGCGAGCCTCGATCCTGCCGACTACATCGCCGAATGGAAATGGGACGGCATCCGCGTGCAGGCCGTCGCCGGCCGCGACGACGGCGGCCAGATCACCGCGCGACTTTACTCACGCACCGGCGAAGACATCACCGGCAGCTTCCCGGACCTCGTGCCGTCCCTGCGCCTGCCCGGCGCGATCGACGGCGAGCTGTTGATCCTGCGCGAAGGGCGCGTGCAGAGTTTCAACGTGCTTCAGCAGCGGCTCAATCGCAAGGTCGTTTCGCCAAAGCTGATCAAGGAATTTCCGATTCACCTGCGCGCCTATGATCTGCTCGGCGACGACGAGAACGA encodes:
- a CDS encoding ATP-dependent DNA ligase, which gives rise to MNRFAELLDRLAYEPGRNNKLRLLSGYFREVGDPDRGYALAALTGALSFKHAKPALIRDLIASRTDEVLFGLSYDYVGDLSETVALMWPRAAMAAHNNPPPPTLTEVVTTLRTLGKTELPRQLERWLDELDETGRWALLKLVTGAMRIGISARLAKTAAAALGDKDPHEVELIWPGLIPPYLDLFAWLEGRAEKPVNRDPAPFRPVMLAHAIEDSDFASLDPADYIAEWKWDGIRVQAVAGRDDGGQITARLYSRTGEDITGSFPDLVPSLRLPGAIDGELLILREGRVQSFNVLQQRLNRKVVSPKLIKEFPIHLRAYDLLGDDENDLRELPFAERREHLERFIAKLDDPRIDLSPTVPFASWGALTAARADPASAGAGEDADAVEGVMLKRRDAPYLPGRPKGQWWKWKRDPHIIDAVLMYAQRGHGKRSSYYSDYTFGVWTGTENGEELVPVGKAYFGFTDEELLQIDRFVRRNTTEKFGPVRHVVHEGDKGLVLEVAFEGLQRSPRHKSGVAMRFPRISRLRWDKPPREADRLETLERMLKEEAAEIEA
- a CDS encoding ligase-associated DNA damage response exonuclease: MRPQDILLPTADGLCCRPGGFHIDPLRPVARAVITHGHSDHARAGHGAVLATQETLDMMRLRYGEDFAGSTQAIGYGQELRLGDVKVKFHPAGHVLGSAQIAVTCKDTCIVASGDYKDAPDPTCVPFELVPCDVFITEATFGLPVFRHGDASEEVKKLLASVALFPERAHLVGAYSLGKAQRVIALLRQAGYDAPIYLHGAMETITHYYQSRGIALGELRPAMGMKKAALAGTITLAPPSATADLWTRRFPDPVTAFASGWMRVRARARQRGIELPLVISDHADWDGLTATIAATGAGEIWVTHGQEDALVHWCKTQGLRARPLDLVGYGEEEGETPVQDEAEA
- a CDS encoding class I SAM-dependent DNA methyltransferase codes for the protein MPLRLFLTSGDLMADRRFEFARDLQLKGDLPAAADLIEQAIELAPNFTSAWFTLGEIRQQLGERDKAIAAFRKARESDPEDQHGAGLHLMRLGDTEMTEMPKAYVQALFDQYAPRFEHALINDLGYRAPALIFKAVLAARVAAKKPAFFKRSIDLGCGTGLAAAAFAKQVDHFIGIDLSPGMIKEARATGLYAELEVADMIEGLRTKADASANLVVAADAFVYLSDLAPVLTEAKRVLVSGGVLAFTLETHDGDGIVLGEGLRYAHSAEYVRAAIAKAGLKLLTLEPASPRNENNEPVRGLVVVAEKT